GAATAAAAGGATCAACAAAAAAATCTTCGTAAGTATCAGACGAAATCGCAAGATAGAGTTGGCGATCGCTTTCTATCTCTTCTAAGGCTAGACGATAGTTAAGAAACTGACCAAGAGCCAAATGAAACTCCGTCAAACTGGAAAGACCGACAAAGCTTTTGATTTCAACAGCAATTTTACATCCTTCTCGTTCTGCACCCAGAAGTTTTTCTGCCCCAATGTCCAGATACAATGCAATCTTCTCACTCACTCGAAGATAAAGCGGATCGTGAGTTATCTCCCAACCATCCTTTTCAAGGGCTATACGAACAATCTGGTGAAAAAGATCTCTAGCTGGCATCAGTGAGGATGAATTGTTTCATAGCTATTATATACTAAAGTGGCGGCAGTAAGGCGATCGCTTTTATGGCTACGATATTTAAACCCACATTCCGCACGACAAAGTGTAGCATAGATAATGAGACCAAGTGGAGGGAATATTTGCCCGGAAAAAAACTGGAGAAAAACGAGAAACCATAGGAAAATAGAGGTGATTTTATGGCTAAAAGCCCGGTCAGTGTCTAGAATATCCAGTGAAGGGTAATGGATGACTAAAAATGCCCATCACTGGATGTAAGTAGTGTAAAAATGCTACTATAAGGACAAGGATTCAATAGCAATGAGGGTCAGACTATTTCGGATAGCAAAT
This is a stretch of genomic DNA from Roseofilum capinflatum BLCC-M114. It encodes these proteins:
- a CDS encoding XisH family protein, which codes for MPARDLFHQIVRIALEKDGWEITHDPLYLRVSEKIALYLDIGAEKLLGAEREGCKIAVEIKSFVGLSSLTEFHLALGQFLNYRLALEEIESDRQLYLAISSDTYEDFFVDPFIQKSISRYDLNLIIFDIKQEMIIQWKI